The following are encoded together in the Phenylobacterium sp. NIBR 498073 genome:
- a CDS encoding lysine--tRNA ligase, translating into MSDTSIQNPSLRGLSAQAREAKSWPFEQARILLDRTLKLRLSDAERDLAASLIAQGKADEAVSTFPVLAQPVVFQCGFGASGLPHMGTFGEAARPTMVRTAFRALTEDAIPTKLIVFSDDMDGLRKIPDNVPNREMLEEDRDKPVSAVRDPFGEYESFAAHNNARLRAFLDGFGFDYEFMSSTETYKSGRFDEVLLKILARFDAVQGVMLPTLGEERRATYSPFLPVSPKSGRVLQAPTLSRDVEKGTITFPDEDGTLTEVPVTGGHVKLQWRPDWAARWYALGVDFEASGKDLVDSVRVSNKLVKVLGGTPPEAFHFELFMDENNQKISKSKGNGLTMEEWLRYGAPESLAYYMYQSPKSAKRLYFDVIPKATDEYLQQLEAFNKARATSNATAIDNPAWHVHRGAPPEKGSPLSFSLLLNLVSAADASTKDILWGFVSRYMPGADAQTEPMLDRLIGYAINYYEDFVKPSKKFRSPDDKERAAMEDLLARFKALPADADAETIQNEVFEVGKTAGFEPLRAWFQALYEVLLGQSQGPRFGSFAAIFGLERTIALIEQALAGELAAA; encoded by the coding sequence ATGTCCGACACCTCGATCCAGAACCCCTCCCTGCGCGGCCTCTCTGCCCAGGCGCGCGAAGCGAAAAGCTGGCCCTTCGAACAGGCCCGCATCCTGCTGGATCGGACGCTCAAACTTCGGCTCAGCGACGCCGAGCGCGACCTGGCCGCCAGCCTGATCGCACAGGGCAAGGCCGACGAGGCGGTGAGCACCTTCCCGGTGCTGGCCCAGCCGGTGGTGTTCCAGTGCGGGTTCGGGGCCTCGGGCCTGCCGCACATGGGCACGTTCGGCGAGGCCGCGCGCCCGACCATGGTGCGCACGGCGTTCCGCGCCCTGACCGAAGACGCCATCCCGACCAAGCTGATCGTGTTCTCCGACGACATGGACGGGCTGCGGAAGATCCCGGACAACGTGCCCAACCGCGAGATGCTGGAGGAAGACCGCGACAAGCCGGTCTCGGCCGTGCGCGACCCGTTCGGCGAGTACGAGAGCTTTGCGGCCCACAACAACGCCCGCCTGCGCGCCTTCCTCGACGGCTTCGGCTTCGACTACGAGTTCATGTCGTCTACCGAGACCTACAAGTCGGGGCGGTTCGACGAGGTGCTGCTGAAGATCCTGGCCCGCTTCGACGCGGTGCAGGGCGTCATGCTGCCGACCCTGGGCGAGGAGCGCCGCGCGACCTATTCGCCGTTCCTGCCGGTCAGCCCGAAGTCGGGCCGGGTGCTGCAGGCTCCGACGCTCAGTCGCGACGTCGAGAAGGGCACCATCACCTTCCCCGACGAGGACGGAACCCTGACCGAAGTCCCGGTGACTGGCGGCCATGTGAAGCTGCAGTGGCGTCCCGACTGGGCCGCGCGCTGGTACGCGCTGGGCGTCGACTTCGAAGCCTCGGGCAAGGACCTGGTCGATTCCGTGCGGGTCTCGAACAAGCTGGTGAAGGTGCTGGGCGGGACGCCGCCGGAGGCCTTCCACTTCGAGCTGTTCATGGACGAGAACAACCAGAAGATCTCCAAGTCCAAGGGCAACGGCCTGACCATGGAGGAGTGGCTGCGCTACGGCGCGCCCGAGAGCCTCGCCTACTACATGTACCAGTCGCCGAAGTCGGCCAAGCGGCTCTATTTCGACGTCATCCCGAAGGCGACGGACGAGTACCTGCAGCAGCTGGAGGCGTTCAACAAGGCGCGCGCGACCAGCAACGCCACGGCGATCGACAACCCGGCCTGGCACGTCCATCGCGGGGCGCCGCCGGAGAAGGGCTCGCCGCTGTCGTTCTCGCTGCTGCTGAACCTGGTGTCGGCGGCCGACGCCTCGACCAAGGACATCCTCTGGGGCTTCGTCTCGCGCTACATGCCGGGCGCGGACGCCCAGACCGAGCCGATGCTCGACCGCCTGATCGGCTATGCGATCAACTACTACGAGGACTTCGTGAAGCCCTCGAAGAAGTTCCGCAGCCCCGACGACAAGGAGCGGGCGGCGATGGAGGACCTGCTGGCCCGCTTCAAGGCGCTGCCGGCCGACGCCGACGCCGAGACGATCCAGAACGAGGTGTTCGAGGTCGGCAAGACCGCCGGGTTCGAACCGCTGCGGGCCTGGTTCCAGGCGCTCTACGAGGTGCTGCTGGGCCAGAGCCAGGGCCCGCGCTTCGGCTCGTTCGCGGCGATCTTCGGCCTGGAGCGGACCATTGCGCTGATCGAGCAGGCGCTGGCCGGGGAACTGGCGGCGGCTTAG
- the phnD gene encoding phosphate/phosphite/phosphonate ABC transporter substrate-binding protein, whose product MITRRLALALTAALTLAGCSPKEAARPAAPAVVNFSIMSTEGRQTQMDDWGPFLADMEKSIGIPVKPFFGTNYTSLIEAMRFKQTDVGWFTNQSGLEAVRRANGEVFARTVKPNGPDGYQAVIVVRKGSGITLDKLLKCDRTLNFGMGDAKSTSGALAPMTYLFAPRGVDPNTCFKTVRSANHEANLFSVAQGLLDAATNNTASMDRMAMMGTEMSKKTLASLDVIWTSPTIPEDPMVRRKDLDPAIKAKIDAFLFSYGTGEGPEAERQRKVLERIQTKPFKRADNSHLLPVREMEASGQLILARRKGDAAAEKAAQAELDEIAAEKKALPPGQ is encoded by the coding sequence ATGATCACGCGCCGTCTCGCGCTCGCCCTGACCGCCGCGCTGACGCTGGCCGGCTGCAGCCCGAAGGAGGCCGCTAGGCCCGCGGCCCCGGCCGTCGTCAACTTCTCGATCATGTCCACCGAGGGCCGCCAGACCCAGATGGACGACTGGGGCCCGTTCCTGGCCGACATGGAAAAATCCATCGGCATCCCGGTGAAGCCGTTCTTCGGCACCAACTACACCTCGCTGATCGAGGCCATGCGTTTCAAGCAGACCGACGTGGGCTGGTTCACCAACCAGTCGGGGCTGGAGGCCGTGCGCCGCGCGAACGGCGAGGTCTTCGCCCGCACCGTCAAGCCGAACGGCCCGGACGGCTACCAGGCGGTGATCGTGGTCAGGAAGGGCTCGGGGATCACCCTCGATAAATTGCTCAAGTGCGACCGCACGCTGAACTTCGGCATGGGCGACGCCAAGTCGACCTCCGGCGCCCTGGCGCCGATGACCTATCTGTTCGCCCCGCGCGGGGTCGATCCCAACACCTGCTTCAAGACCGTCCGCTCGGCCAACCACGAGGCCAACCTGTTCTCGGTCGCCCAGGGCCTGCTCGACGCGGCCACCAACAACACCGCCTCGATGGACCGCATGGCGATGATGGGCACGGAGATGTCGAAGAAGACCCTGGCCAGCCTCGACGTGATCTGGACCTCGCCGACCATCCCCGAGGACCCGATGGTCCGCCGCAAGGATCTCGACCCGGCGATCAAGGCCAAGATCGACGCCTTCCTGTTCAGCTACGGGACCGGCGAGGGCCCCGAGGCCGAGCGCCAGCGCAAGGTGCTCGAGCGCATCCAGACCAAGCCCTTCAAGCGGGCCGACAATTCGCACCTGCTGCCGGTCCGCGAGATGGAGGCCTCGGGCCAGCTGATCCTCGCCCGGCGCAAGGGCGACGCCGCGGCCGAAAAGGCCGCCCAGGCCGAACTCGACGAGATCGCCGCCGAGAAGAAGGCCCTGCCGCCCGGCCAATAG